The following are encoded in a window of Paludisphaera rhizosphaerae genomic DNA:
- the tuf gene encoding elongation factor Tu, which yields MAKETFTRTKPHVNVGTIGHIDHGKTTLTAALLAVLAARGKAKTKSYSDIAKGGTVRDATKTVTIAVSHVEYESDKRHYAHIDCPGHADYIKNMITGAAQMDGAILVVSAADGPMPQTREHILLARQVGVPALVVFLNKIDLVDDEELLELVEMELRELLSHYKFPGDEIPIVRGSSRPALENPSDETAAKPILDLVQAMDDYIPDPVHEVDKPFLMPIEDVFSIKGRGTVGTGRVERGRVKVGESVEIIGFGVKKPTTVTGVEMFQKTLDEGLAGDNVGVLLRGVEKNELERGQVLCKPGSITPHTKFEAEVYVLSKEEGGRHTPFFKGYRPQFYIRTTDVTGSILNLLSEDGTEAEMCMPGDNIKMTVELHTSIAMEESLRFAIREGGKTVGAGVVTKILE from the coding sequence ATGGCCAAGGAAACCTTCACCAGAACCAAGCCTCACGTCAACGTGGGCACGATCGGACACATCGACCACGGCAAGACCACGCTGACGGCCGCCCTGCTGGCCGTGCTGGCCGCGCGCGGCAAGGCGAAGACCAAGTCGTATTCCGACATCGCCAAGGGCGGTACTGTCCGCGATGCGACGAAGACGGTCACGATCGCCGTCTCGCACGTCGAGTACGAGAGCGACAAGCGGCACTACGCTCATATCGACTGCCCGGGCCACGCCGACTATATCAAGAACATGATCACCGGCGCCGCCCAGATGGACGGGGCGATCCTGGTGGTTTCGGCGGCCGACGGCCCGATGCCGCAGACCCGCGAGCACATCCTCCTGGCCCGCCAGGTCGGCGTGCCGGCCCTGGTCGTCTTCCTGAACAAGATCGACCTGGTCGACGACGAGGAGTTGCTGGAGCTGGTGGAGATGGAGCTTCGCGAGTTGCTCTCCCACTACAAGTTCCCGGGCGACGAGATCCCGATCGTCCGCGGCAGCAGCCGGCCCGCCCTTGAGAACCCGAGTGACGAAACGGCCGCCAAGCCGATTCTGGATCTCGTCCAGGCGATGGACGACTACATCCCGGATCCGGTCCACGAAGTGGACAAGCCGTTCCTGATGCCCATCGAAGACGTGTTCTCGATCAAGGGCCGCGGCACGGTGGGCACCGGACGCGTCGAGCGCGGTCGGGTCAAGGTCGGCGAGTCGGTCGAGATCATCGGTTTCGGCGTCAAGAAGCCGACGACCGTGACCGGCGTCGAAATGTTCCAGAAGACGCTCGACGAGGGCCTCGCCGGCGACAACGTCGGCGTCCTGCTCCGCGGCGTTGAAAAGAACGAGCTGGAGCGCGGGCAGGTCCTCTGCAAGCCGGGCTCGATCACCCCGCACACGAAGTTCGAGGCCGAGGTGTACGTCCTCAGCAAAGAAGAGGGCGGCCGCCACACCCCGTTCTTCAAGGGCTACCGCCCGCAGTTCTACATCCGGACGACCGACGTCACGGGCTCGATCCTCAACCTGCTGTCCGAGGACGGCACCGAGGCCGAGATGTGCATGCCGGGCGACAACATCAAGATGACGGTCGAGCTGCACACCTCGATCGCCATGGAGGAGAGCCTCCGGTTCGCCATCCGCGAAGGCGGCAAGACCGTCGGCGCGGGCGTCGTCACCAAGATCCTCGAGTGA
- the rpmG gene encoding 50S ribosomal protein L33: protein MREYVWLECTGCGDRNYRVQKETRGANRLELKKYCSRERKHTPHKESRKK, encoded by the coding sequence ATGCGTGAATACGTTTGGCTTGAATGCACCGGCTGCGGCGACCGGAACTACCGCGTCCAGAAGGAGACGCGTGGGGCCAACCGCCTGGAGCTGAAGAAGTACTGCAGCCGTGAGCGGAAGCACACGCCGCATAAGGAATCCCGCAAGAAGTGA
- the secE gene encoding preprotein translocase subunit SecE, producing the protein MGKVKDEVSGQKPTKPVKGKPGGGSVGALAQFVANFFSTTLYKPMQGRHARLYTAIGLGMIAAGAVWQIYERSLDLEAAARFAIPGAVAGLLAWAIFRVVHYPQFAEFLIATEAEMNKVSWTSRDDLYRSTIVVLATVLLLALYLFVVDWFWLFLLRMLGVLQFSGGGGFGSTS; encoded by the coding sequence ATGGGCAAAGTGAAAGACGAAGTCTCGGGACAGAAGCCGACGAAGCCCGTCAAGGGGAAGCCGGGCGGGGGATCCGTCGGCGCTCTCGCCCAGTTCGTGGCCAACTTCTTCTCGACCACCCTCTACAAGCCGATGCAGGGCCGACACGCTCGCCTCTACACGGCGATCGGCCTGGGGATGATCGCCGCCGGGGCCGTCTGGCAGATTTACGAGCGGTCCCTCGATCTTGAGGCCGCCGCCCGCTTCGCGATTCCGGGCGCTGTCGCCGGTCTCCTCGCCTGGGCCATCTTCCGGGTCGTCCACTATCCGCAGTTCGCCGAGTTCCTGATCGCCACCGAGGCCGAGATGAACAAGGTCTCCTGGACGAGCCGGGACGACCTTTACCGCTCGACCATCGTGGTATTGGCCACGGTCCTCCTTCTGGCCCTCTACCTGTTCGTGGTCGACTGGTTCTGGCTCTTCCTGCTGCGGATGCTTGGGGTCCTCCAGTTCAGCGGCGGAGGCGGCTTCGGCTCGACCTCCTGA
- the nusG gene encoding transcription termination/antitermination protein NusG, with translation MSHSTHENDEPTPDEVESETPNFEVEEETPDGGVAHAQPQRAPEPQADEPDDEPEDAPEPVDEDADPPVDLVWYVLKVQSSREDTIAEALQRRVKIQGLERFFGVTAEGKPRIVVPTEKITEIRNNKKRIVERKTYPGYIMVQMELNEKTWFLVRETPGVGDFVGAHGTPTKMTDTEVNQMLNQQEEQTTAKSPTVRIDVERGDRVKIKDGPFENFEGTVEEVIEGRGLVKVMLIIFNRPTPVDLEYWQLERI, from the coding sequence ATGAGCCACTCGACCCACGAGAACGACGAACCGACCCCCGACGAGGTCGAATCCGAGACCCCGAACTTCGAGGTCGAGGAGGAAACTCCGGACGGCGGCGTCGCGCACGCCCAGCCGCAACGGGCCCCCGAGCCTCAGGCTGACGAGCCGGACGACGAACCGGAGGACGCGCCTGAGCCGGTCGACGAGGACGCCGACCCACCGGTGGACCTGGTCTGGTACGTCCTGAAGGTGCAGAGCTCGCGAGAGGACACGATCGCCGAGGCTCTTCAGAGGCGGGTCAAGATCCAGGGCCTTGAGCGTTTCTTCGGCGTCACCGCCGAGGGGAAGCCGCGGATCGTCGTCCCGACCGAGAAGATCACCGAGATCCGCAACAACAAGAAGCGGATCGTCGAACGCAAGACGTACCCCGGCTACATCATGGTCCAGATGGAGCTGAACGAGAAGACCTGGTTCCTGGTCCGCGAGACTCCGGGCGTGGGGGACTTCGTCGGGGCGCATGGGACGCCCACGAAGATGACCGACACCGAGGTCAACCAGATGCTCAACCAGCAGGAAGAGCAGACGACCGCCAAGTCTCCCACCGTTCGGATCGACGTCGAGCGGGGCGACAGAGTCAAGATCAAGGACGGCCCGTTCGAGAACTTCGAGGGGACCGTCGAGGAGGTCATCGAGGGCCGCGGCCTGGTGAAGGTGATGCTCATCATCTTCAACCGCCCCACCCCCGTCGACCTCGAATACTGGCAGTTGGAGCGGATCTGA
- the rplK gene encoding 50S ribosomal protein L11 produces the protein MAKVMTAKVKLQCPGGQATPAPPVGPALGQHGVNIGQFVMQFNERTKDMRGTTIPVEITIYSDRTFEFITKSPPAAVLLKQAAGIASGSAVPNKTKVGTVTAEQVRKIAETKFQDLNARDLDHACRVIAGTARSMGVEVKG, from the coding sequence ATGGCCAAGGTGATGACGGCGAAGGTCAAGCTGCAGTGTCCGGGGGGTCAGGCGACCCCCGCGCCCCCGGTCGGCCCCGCGCTCGGCCAGCACGGCGTGAACATCGGCCAGTTCGTGATGCAGTTCAACGAACGCACCAAGGACATGAGGGGGACCACGATCCCCGTCGAGATCACGATCTACTCGGACCGGACGTTCGAGTTCATCACCAAGAGCCCGCCGGCCGCCGTCCTGCTGAAGCAGGCCGCCGGCATCGCCTCCGGCTCCGCGGTGCCGAACAAGACCAAGGTCGGGACCGTGACCGCCGAGCAGGTCCGCAAGATCGCCGAGACCAAGTTCCAGGACCTGAACGCCCGCGACCTCGACCACGCCTGCCGCGTGATCGCCGGCACGGCGCGGAGCATGGGCGTCGAGGTCAAGGGCTGA
- the rplA gene encoding 50S ribosomal protein L1, whose amino-acid sequence MAYRSKRYRALAAKNKAQATLPLAEAVKILKGFNTTKFNQTVEVSTHLGIDPRQSDQNVRGSVALPHGIGKAVRVAVFAQGENAEKARAAGADIVGADDLAQQIKSGVMDFDVALATPDMMGVVGPLGRVLGPRGLMPSPRSGTVTTDIASAVKEFKAGKIEFRNDKGGNVAVPVGKINFSEDQIVENVTAFLNYLRTLKPAASKGTYIQTITISATMSPGVRVSA is encoded by the coding sequence TTGGCCTACCGCTCCAAACGCTATCGCGCGCTGGCGGCGAAAAACAAGGCGCAAGCCACGTTGCCGCTGGCCGAGGCGGTGAAGATCCTCAAGGGGTTCAACACCACCAAGTTCAACCAGACCGTTGAGGTCTCGACCCACCTGGGGATCGATCCTCGGCAGAGCGACCAGAACGTCCGCGGGTCCGTGGCCCTGCCGCACGGGATCGGCAAGGCCGTCCGGGTGGCCGTCTTCGCCCAGGGCGAAAACGCCGAGAAGGCCCGCGCGGCCGGGGCCGACATCGTCGGCGCCGACGACCTGGCTCAGCAGATCAAGTCCGGCGTCATGGACTTCGACGTGGCGCTGGCGACTCCCGACATGATGGGCGTCGTCGGTCCCTTGGGCCGCGTGCTTGGTCCTCGCGGCCTGATGCCGTCACCCCGCTCGGGCACCGTGACGACCGACATTGCGTCGGCGGTCAAGGAGTTCAAGGCGGGCAAGATCGAGTTCCGCAACGACAAGGGCGGCAACGTGGCGGTCCCCGTGGGGAAGATCAACTTCTCCGAGGATCAGATCGTCGAGAACGTCACGGCGTTCCTGAACTACCTGAGGACGCTCAAGCCGGCGGCCTCGAAGGGGACGTACATCCAGACGATCACGATCTCCGCCACCATGAGCCCCGGCGTCCGGGTCTCGGCGTGA
- the rplJ gene encoding 50S ribosomal protein L10, whose amino-acid sequence MSKYVKEMMMDQLRSDLGDARSMLVVDFKGLDAVSEHQFRMDLRKKSIKVRTLKNTLARRVLADLGVDGLSKYLEGPSVLVWGGDGPAELAKELSAQVKKLKKPAIKGGAVDGVVIGPEQVEDITKLPSREELIGRIVSLALAPAARIVSLANAPVSALASQIQSIAEGAPAAEGEAAPEGA is encoded by the coding sequence ATGAGCAAATACGTCAAAGAAATGATGATGGACCAGCTCCGCAGCGACCTGGGCGACGCCCGGTCGATGCTGGTCGTCGACTTCAAGGGGCTGGACGCCGTCAGCGAACACCAGTTCCGGATGGACCTCCGCAAGAAGTCGATCAAGGTGCGGACGTTGAAGAACACCCTGGCGCGACGGGTCCTGGCGGACCTCGGCGTGGACGGGCTGTCGAAGTACCTGGAAGGGCCTTCGGTCCTGGTCTGGGGCGGGGACGGTCCGGCCGAGCTGGCCAAGGAGCTGTCGGCCCAGGTCAAGAAGCTGAAGAAGCCCGCGATCAAGGGGGGCGCCGTCGACGGCGTCGTCATCGGCCCGGAACAGGTCGAGGACATCACCAAGCTCCCCAGCCGCGAGGAATTGATCGGTCGCATCGTCTCGCTGGCCCTGGCCCCGGCGGCCCGGATCGTCAGCCTGGCGAACGCCCCGGTCTCGGCCCTGGCCAGCCAGATTCAGTCGATCGCCGAGGGGGCCCCGGCCGCCGAAGGCGAGGCCGCCCCGGAAGGCGCCTGA
- the rplL gene encoding 50S ribosomal protein L7/L12, which produces MATAEAPSFADNIKTLGDSIVKLTVLEAKSLGDYLEVVHGIKPAAAAVAVAAPTGGAAPAEAAAEKTEFDVVLEAIGANKINVIKVVRAATALGLKEAKDLVEAAPKDVKTGLSKDDAAKLKKELEEAGATVKIK; this is translated from the coding sequence ATGGCCACCGCCGAAGCCCCGTCGTTCGCCGACAACATCAAGACCCTGGGCGACTCCATCGTCAAGCTGACCGTTCTCGAGGCCAAGTCGCTGGGCGACTACCTCGAAGTCGTTCACGGCATCAAGCCGGCCGCCGCCGCCGTCGCCGTCGCCGCCCCGACCGGCGGTGCCGCCCCGGCCGAAGCCGCCGCCGAGAAGACCGAGTTCGACGTCGTCCTGGAAGCCATCGGGGCCAACAAGATCAACGTCATCAAGGTCGTCCGCGCCGCCACGGCCCTGGGCCTGAAGGAAGCCAAGGACCTGGTCGAGGCCGCCCCGAAGGACGTCAAGACCGGCCTCTCGAAGGACGACGCCGCCAAGCTCAAGAAGGAGCTTGAGGAAGCCGGCGCCACCGTCAAGATCAAGTGA
- the rpoB gene encoding DNA-directed RNA polymerase subunit beta: MPNPTTVRRIVPAQRRNFGRIHDEFPVPDLTQIQTRSYERFLQADDPVESRLDSGLEGVFREIFPIESYDKTLKLEYLRYDLGKPRYDPDECRQLRLTFGRPLHVWLRLNKGETTLEESVYLGDMPVMIGGGEFIINGAERVVVSQLHRSPGVDFVVEIESTDKKLHACRVIPERGSWIELQVTKKDTLGVRIDQSGKFSSMTLLRAMSPAFSSDDAILEAFYETEDVDSSDPKAAARLENKIACGDVVDPNTGEVLVDSGATISKTLAQILADAGGLGPIRVLKEAKDPLILQSLQEDPTTDHESALLRIYQRLRPGNPPQLEKARELFHEKFFDTNRYRLGKVGRFRINRKFNQDVPDDLMTLDPLDYVNAIRYILSLRKGTDPRVHIDDIDHLGNRRLRTIDELAADELRKGFLKLRRTVQERMSLKDAEDMTPRSLINPKSISAAIEYFFGRGELSQVVDQTNPLAQLTHERRLSALGPGGLNRKRAGFEVRDVHISHYGRICPIETPEGTNIGLISSLGIYGGVDEYGFLITPYREIKHGKPTEEVVWMRADEESENHLAPADAPVDDHGKLKGPTTIARYQTDFVAVPVDSIQYQDISPKQMVGVSAGLIPFLEHDDANRALMGSNMQRQAVPLLVAEPPIVATGLETAVATNSGMVVKAQQDGTVTYVDATRVIIDHNHIYKLRKYVGLNERTCLNQKPIVKVGQAVKRGAILADGASTFKGELALGRNVLVAFQAWDGYNFEDAIIISEKLVREDVYTSIHIEEFEIEIRETKLGREEFTRDIPNVSEKALRNLDDGGVVRIGTYVKPGDVLVGKVAPKSKSELTPEEKLLHAIFGRAGEDVKNDSLEVPSGVEGIVINTQRFSRRMSLSEDERKAFEKELKDTEAGENVRIADEYKQMIKSLEQAVGGPVADPTSGKPLGRAKDAKDLVDEADRFKLEALDIRSPEAAGKAREVVREYAPRIEALKDEKERRLNSLKRGDELPSGVLQMVKVYIATKRVISVGDKMAGRHGNKGVISKILPEEDMPFLEDGTSVEILLNPLGVPSRMNVGQILETHLGWAAAKLGFQAVCPVFDGADEATIRQCLKDAGLPENGKASLYDGRTGQKFEQNTTVGYIYMLKLHHLVDDKIHARATGPYSLITQQPLGGKARFGGQRFGEMEVWALEAYGAAYILQELLTVKSDDVEGRTKIYESMVKGENTLEAGTPASFDVLTNEIRGLGLNMQLEKKRI, encoded by the coding sequence ATGCCCAACCCGACGACCGTACGGCGGATCGTTCCCGCCCAGAGGCGGAATTTCGGACGGATCCACGACGAGTTCCCGGTCCCCGATCTGACGCAGATCCAGACTCGCAGCTACGAACGCTTTCTCCAGGCCGACGACCCGGTGGAGAGCCGTCTCGACTCGGGCCTCGAAGGGGTCTTCCGCGAGATCTTCCCGATCGAGAGCTACGACAAGACGCTTAAGCTCGAATACCTCCGCTACGACCTGGGCAAGCCCCGCTACGACCCCGACGAGTGCCGCCAGCTTCGGCTCACGTTCGGCCGGCCGCTGCACGTCTGGCTGCGGTTGAACAAGGGCGAGACCACCCTCGAAGAGTCGGTCTACCTGGGCGACATGCCGGTCATGATCGGCGGCGGCGAGTTTATCATCAACGGTGCCGAGCGCGTCGTCGTCAGCCAGCTCCACCGCTCGCCGGGCGTCGACTTCGTCGTCGAGATCGAATCGACCGACAAGAAGCTGCACGCCTGCCGCGTCATCCCCGAGCGCGGAAGCTGGATCGAGCTGCAGGTCACCAAGAAGGATACGCTGGGCGTCCGCATCGACCAGTCGGGCAAGTTCTCGTCGATGACGCTGCTGCGGGCCATGAGCCCCGCCTTCTCGTCCGACGACGCCATCCTCGAAGCCTTCTACGAGACCGAGGACGTCGACTCGTCCGACCCCAAGGCCGCCGCCCGGCTTGAGAACAAGATCGCCTGCGGCGACGTGGTCGACCCCAACACGGGCGAGGTTCTCGTCGACAGCGGCGCGACCATCTCGAAGACGCTCGCCCAGATCCTCGCCGACGCCGGCGGCCTCGGGCCCATCCGCGTCCTCAAGGAAGCCAAGGACCCGTTGATCCTCCAGTCGCTCCAGGAGGATCCGACCACCGACCACGAAAGCGCCCTGCTGCGGATCTACCAGCGGCTCCGGCCCGGCAACCCGCCGCAGCTTGAGAAGGCCCGCGAACTCTTCCACGAGAAGTTCTTCGACACCAACCGCTACCGCCTGGGCAAGGTCGGCCGGTTCCGGATCAACCGCAAGTTCAACCAGGACGTCCCCGACGACCTGATGACCCTGGACCCGCTCGACTACGTCAACGCGATCCGCTACATCCTGTCCCTCCGCAAGGGGACCGACCCGCGGGTTCACATCGACGACATCGACCACCTGGGCAACCGCCGTCTCCGGACCATCGACGAACTGGCCGCCGACGAGTTGCGCAAGGGCTTCCTGAAGCTTCGCCGCACCGTCCAGGAGCGGATGAGCCTCAAGGACGCCGAGGACATGACGCCTCGGTCGCTCATCAACCCCAAGAGCATCAGCGCGGCGATCGAGTACTTCTTCGGCCGCGGCGAGCTGTCGCAGGTCGTCGACCAGACCAACCCGCTGGCCCAGCTCACCCACGAGCGGCGGCTCTCCGCCCTCGGCCCCGGCGGTCTTAACCGGAAGCGGGCGGGCTTCGAAGTCCGCGACGTCCACATCTCCCACTACGGCCGGATCTGCCCGATCGAGACGCCGGAAGGGACCAACATCGGCCTCATCAGCTCGCTGGGGATCTACGGGGGAGTCGACGAGTACGGCTTCCTCATCACCCCCTATCGCGAGATCAAGCACGGCAAGCCGACCGAAGAGGTCGTCTGGATGCGGGCCGACGAGGAGAGCGAAAACCACCTCGCGCCGGCAGACGCCCCGGTCGACGACCACGGCAAGCTCAAGGGCCCGACGACGATCGCCCGGTATCAGACCGACTTCGTCGCCGTTCCCGTCGACAGCATCCAGTATCAGGACATCTCGCCCAAGCAGATGGTCGGCGTCTCCGCGGGTCTGATCCCGTTCCTGGAGCACGACGACGCCAACCGCGCGCTGATGGGTTCGAACATGCAGCGCCAGGCGGTGCCCTTGCTGGTGGCCGAGCCGCCGATCGTGGCCACCGGCCTCGAGACGGCCGTGGCGACCAACTCGGGCATGGTGGTGAAGGCCCAGCAGGACGGGACGGTCACCTACGTCGACGCGACCCGGGTCATCATCGACCACAACCACATTTACAAGCTGCGGAAGTACGTCGGCCTGAACGAACGGACCTGCCTGAATCAAAAGCCGATCGTGAAGGTCGGCCAGGCGGTCAAGCGGGGTGCCATCCTGGCCGACGGCGCGTCCACCTTCAAGGGCGAGCTGGCGCTGGGCCGCAACGTCCTCGTCGCCTTCCAGGCGTGGGACGGCTACAACTTCGAGGACGCCATCATCATCAGCGAGAAGCTGGTGCGTGAGGACGTCTACACCTCGATTCACATCGAGGAATTCGAGATCGAAATCCGCGAGACCAAGCTTGGTCGCGAGGAGTTCACCCGGGACATCCCCAACGTCTCCGAGAAGGCGCTGCGGAATCTGGACGACGGCGGCGTGGTCCGGATCGGCACCTACGTCAAGCCGGGCGACGTGCTCGTCGGCAAGGTCGCTCCCAAGAGCAAGAGCGAGCTGACCCCCGAAGAGAAGCTGCTCCACGCGATCTTCGGCCGCGCCGGCGAGGACGTGAAGAACGACTCGCTGGAAGTCCCCTCCGGCGTCGAAGGCATCGTCATCAACACCCAGCGGTTCAGCCGCCGGATGAGCCTCAGCGAGGACGAGCGCAAGGCCTTCGAGAAGGAGTTGAAGGACACCGAGGCCGGCGAGAACGTCCGGATCGCCGACGAATACAAGCAGATGATCAAGTCGCTGGAGCAGGCCGTCGGCGGCCCCGTCGCCGACCCGACCAGCGGCAAGCCCCTGGGGCGAGCCAAGGACGCCAAGGACCTCGTCGACGAAGCCGACCGCTTCAAGCTCGAGGCCCTCGACATCCGCAGCCCGGAGGCCGCCGGCAAGGCCCGTGAGGTCGTCCGCGAGTACGCCCCCCGGATCGAGGCTCTGAAGGATGAGAAGGAACGTCGGCTCAACAGCCTCAAGCGGGGCGATGAGCTGCCTTCGGGCGTTCTCCAGATGGTCAAGGTCTACATCGCCACCAAGCGGGTCATCTCCGTCGGCGACAAGATGGCCGGCCGCCACGGCAACAAGGGCGTCATCTCCAAGATCCTGCCCGAAGAGGACATGCCGTTCCTGGAGGACGGGACCTCGGTCGAGATCCTGCTGAACCCCCTGGGCGTCCCCAGCCGTATGAACGTCGGTCAGATTCTGGAGACCCACCTGGGCTGGGCCGCGGCCAAGCTCGGGTTCCAGGCCGTCTGCCCGGTCTTCGACGGTGCCGACGAGGCCACCATCCGACAGTGCCTCAAGGACGCCGGCCTCCCCGAGAACGGCAAGGCGTCGCTCTACGACGGCCGGACCGGCCAGAAGTTCGAGCAGAACACCACGGTGGGCTACATCTACATGCTGAAGCTCCACCACCTCGTCGACGACAAGATCCACGCCCGAGCCACCGGCCCGTACTCGCTCATCACCCAGCAGCCGCTGGGCGGTAAAGCGCGGTTCGGCGGCCAGCGGTTCGGCGAAATGGAAGTGTGGGCCCTGGAAGCCTACGGCGCAGCCTACATTCTCCAGGAGCTCCTCACCGTCAAGTCGGACGACGTCGAGGGCCGGACGAAGATCTACGAGAGCATGGTCAAGGGGGAAAACACCCTCGAGGCCGGCACTCCGGCGAGCTTCGACGTGCTCACCAACGAGATCCGCGGCCTCGGGCTCAACATGCAGCTCGAGAAGAAGCGGATCTGA